The Methanobrevibacter millerae genome includes the window GCAAAATAATAGATTGATAAAAGTATGCCCACAACAGAAATTATAACTCCTACAGATAAAGGAATGAATTTAACAAAGAATATGGTAAACAAACCTAAAATAACTAAAGATAAACCAACGATTGACATACGAATATAATACCCAATATCATCAATCATAGTAACCCTACCATACTTATTAGCACGGTTCATAATTGTTCTTACAACTTCATTAGCCATGATATTTAAATCAGCTAAAGGAGACATATCATGTTCTATTGCACCAATGTCGACCTCCATAATGGAAATGCCCAATACATCAGCATCAATAACAATACCAACATCCACACCATAATCCTTTTCAAAATGAATTTTCTTTAAAATTTCCTTACGTGCAGCAAACTGACCGCTTAAAGGCTGTTCAAATGAAATCTCTGGAAAAAAAAAGTTTAAAAGTGGTTTTGCAGTAAGTTCAGTGACACGGCCACTTTCACGTGCAAATTTTGTCTTAGTAATATCTGTTTTACCCATTAAAATAGGTTTAATCATTGATTCAACTTTTTTACTAGTTAAATTATGAATATCTGCATCAATAAATGCTATAATATCACATTCAGCATATTTATAGCCCGTAAATAGAGCTTCACCCTTACCTTTATTAACTTCATGATTAATTACAATAGCACCGGCATTAGAAGCTTCTTCAGCGGTATTATCTGATGATCCGTCATTGACTACTATAATTTCATCAACACATGAAACCTTTTTAATTACTTCCACTACCCTAGCTACTGTATTTTCTTCATTAAAAGCAGGTATGATTACAGAAACCTTTTGATATTTAGGTTTTGATGATTTTATACCCGCAAGCAAAAAAGTAAGAAGTACAAATAACCAAGACAAATTATTCACCAATTATTAATTTATTATTTATAATATATTTTTTTAATACTATAAATGTTTATTATTAACATAGAAAAAATTAATTCTTAATTTCAATAGTATTAGATTCACATAATCCATTGAACATAGTAGTTATTATATATTTACCTGCCGGTAAATTAATATTTAAGTTTGCTATACCATTTGTATCTGTGATTCTTGTGTAAAATACACCATTAATATTAAAATTAACACTTTGATTAGGGCATGGGGTTCCATATCCATCAAGTATTGTAGCCTTGAATTTTGTACCATCCCTATAACTCATTGTAACGTCATTTGCTTTTATGATACTTAAAACAGTGATTGTGTTAGATACTTTTGAATCTCCGTACTGTGCAGTAATTATATATTTTCCAGGAATTAAATTAATAGCTAAGCTAGCTACACCTTCAGAATTGGTTAATCGAGTATAAAATACTCCATTAATGTTGAATGTTACATTAACACCCGCCATAGAAGATCCTTTTTCATCTACAAGTTTAACAGAATATCTGGAAGCATTTCTATAATATTTAACCAAATCATTATTTTCAACCAAACGTGACAAGACAGTGATATGGCTAGCAGAATTTTCACCTGTGACGGGATTAGTTACAGTTAATATATAATTACCGGAGTCTAAATTAATATTTAACCTAACATCACCATTTGAATCTGTTGTTCGATAATAAAAGACACCATTGATATTCATCATGACCTCTTTATTTGCAATCGGATTGCCATCAAAATCACGAATTGTTGTACTGAATTGAGATGAATTTTTATAATATTTAGTTAAATTATAAGAATCGACACTGGATTTTATGTTAACATATATTTCACAAGAAGAATTAATATAATTACCTTTACCCTCAAATTCCAAGTTTACTAAATAATTACCTGAATTAAGACCCATATTTAATGAAATAAAACCATTTTCATTTGTATGTCTTGTATACTTTAAGCCATTGACATAAATATTAATTGATTCATTAGATAAAATATTGTTATTTGAATCAGCCAGCATTGCGATTAATTTTGTACCGTCATGATAATACATTGAAATATTATCCGCTTTAATAACAGTATTAATTGAATCGATAGTGAATTTTTCATTAAGCAATATTGTTTTATATGTAGATTTATTGAATAATGCTTCAACAGAATAATCTCCCAAATTCAAATTATTTAAAACTAGAATGCCTTCACCACCAATAGTTTTAACATTATAATTCTGATTATTTATTTTTAAATTAACGGTTTCATTTAGATTTTTAGATAATCTTACATTAATAGATACATTATTAATATTTTTTTCGATATTTACATCCATATTTATCTCATTTAGATAAACTTTGAATGTTATTTCATTATCTGCCCCATTATAATTAGAATTACCATTGAAAATAATACTGGCCACATATTCTCCTACATCCAAACTATAAGGTAGCACAAATTCCTTATTAGAATTTATTTGATATTCTTTACCATCAATTATTAAAGTAAGAATTTCATCAATTTGATGATTTAGACCTGTGAAATAGTTTTTTACAATTATATCATTAGAATAAAGAGTATTAGAAATGTTAATCATTAGTGAAGGATCAATCTTATTAATATTAACACTAACATTTTTATTTACAGGTTTATAATTGTTATTTCCAGCATAATGAATATTAATAGGATATTTGGAAGCATTTAAAATAACTGGAACAGAAAATTCACCATTTGATTTAAACAAATAATCAACATTGTTAATAGTTAATATAACATTTTCGTTTAATTTTAAGTTATTAATACCAATTAAATCAACAGTTGTCTTAATATATTCTCCATAATTAATATCAAATGTGTCAACATCAAGTTTAGGTGTGGCCTTATCCACAAATACATTAATTTTTTGAGAATTTGAATAATAATTACTGTTACCCTCGAAATTCAAGACACATTCCCAAATTCCTGCATTCAATAAAACTGGAAGTTGATAGAGAGAATTTGCATTAATTAAATAAAGTTTATTATCAATATTTAAAGTTATTTCATGATTAAAAGTATTATTTATAATTAAATAATCACCATAAGTTATATTTTCAATATTAATATTTAAATTAATATTTGATTTATTAATCTGGAATGCTTTAGAGGTATTTACTTTATTGAAGTTATCATTTCCTTCAAAAATTAAGTAAGCTACATAATTAGATGCATTTAATA containing:
- a CDS encoding glycosyltransferase, yielding MSWLFVLLTFLLAGIKSSKPKYQKVSVIIPAFNEENTVARVVEVIKKVSCVDEIIVVNDGSSDNTAEEASNAGAIVINHEVNKGKGEALFTGYKYAECDIIAFIDADIHNLTSKKVESMIKPILMGKTDITKTKFARESGRVTELTAKPLLNFFFPEISFEQPLSGQFAARKEILKKIHFEKDYGVDVGIVIDADVLGISIMEVDIGAIEHDMSPLADLNIMANEVVRTIMNRANKYGRVTMIDDIGYYIRMSIVGLSLVILGLFTIFFVKFIPLSVGVIISVVGILLSIYYFAKVIIQSISMYRKTRGGNLLKSFIKVHFPLIISLIILLLMLSTFLGAATFDNGTISIEPNSRNLIIFTDHRNDNSISVRGPYTVDTAIENESNVIRMPSDAMMTLGIKVNDTVLIDNDLYVINETRDFEPDILRLPLDVKNALHVDDGDIIQNSRLIDVFDKSVVSHNIKENNVSYDEKYMISSRQSGSWSYELIVDNVSISNSTGVFLENESYSIMADDSYVGSIGYVNSTIENKNFTYENHLIQLKFDDVNGSSSKRFEKNGFINIDFSKSANT